From Nerophis lumbriciformis linkage group LG11, RoL_Nlum_v2.1, whole genome shotgun sequence, one genomic window encodes:
- the mrtfab gene encoding myocardin related transcription factor Ab isoform X1: MPPLKSPAAFHEQRRSLERARTEDYLKRKIRSRPERSELVRMHILEETSAEPSLQAKQLQLKRARLADDLNDKISHRPGPIELVHKNILSVNCTEDNTPPDSPKGAGGESSSLDEDSCDALSPDQLTNHDSPLNTVPQPSPFDVLTQNGDVSPKQFIPQPTPQSFSPPKVNGSDSPSPLKMTTGTTVTHRTPIGQFKSHSKTNSDRPALRSKKPKDNKPKVKKLKYHQYIPPDQKADKERPPQMDSSYAKLLQQQQLFLQLQILNQQQQQHYNYHTILPAPPKPAAEQTLTTNPGPSPSRSVPTTTNNNATPRQGQGSVGGAKPATLPANLDELKVAELKQELKLRCLTVSGTKNDLIERLRNYQEQNGTSAAVTKNGILHPIHQGAASAANAATSALNISADHQPAEGGFKVALSPLAQAFQGRVMRFGSTSSSPPVSPTPSERSLAGLSPDETSCNGDMFGEMVSSPLTQLTLHPSPQHPSNSSPLSQPVIPLKEEKQSSCSFHRPSEAQQGVTMDTSSLNKDQMLHEKDKQIEELTRMLRQKQRLVETLRSQLEQGKTVGGPVSEQGERVDVKPPTLIKASAIQPPELPNGLLVKVKQEDETEEGMTGIKEEAQTKKVGQPMQCSQETLLRLQQINRLQVQQAEQQTHRVSETKSNAQKQPEQKKVSQILLQQQQQQLQQQQLQQLIIQQTKQKNLQAQQRLGQQKLAQQLLQQTQGKKNQTQQKSPVQLKQVQVQIHNETVASLKPGANQGQQRKQLKAQQRQQQKPHTTTVGTQQVAPVFINQQNGTQIHTQAISLDLLKASGTPTLVTDTNGNHYLIALSGHTTDDQNQKPSLAKASGRITLQRLQSTPSKLPSAESQSQEQKDSQPIKKEANLHVDTKDTPTAGLSVTAPPNLQPFFDDMSESKSQSNLLSSFKGNGVNSQQMDDLFDILLKSGEITGFKANTDPSLAPLHSDPPSPSSPLRLSPQRPLVESCTDGGGRLEDFLESTTGAPLLGGGLTLIDDLHSQMLSSASILDHTPSPMDTSDMGFSPHSTGLDFGDPTLECMDWLDISMVGSADVGSGGSCEGEAKEGDGGTSLTPLAPHTPPSVFSADFLDSADLQLHWESCL, from the exons ATGCCAC CACTGAAGAGCCCGGCAGCCTTTCATGAACAGCGGCGGAGTTTGGAGCGAGCCAGA ACTGAAGACTATCTTAAGAGGAAGATCCGAAGTCGCCCAGAGCGCTCTGAGCTGGTCAGGATGCACATTCTAGAGG AGACATCGGCGGAGCCCTCCTTGCAGGCCAAGCAGCTGCAGCTAAAGCGAGCTCGCCTGGCTGACGACCTCAACGACAAGATCTCGCACAGGCCAGGTCCCATCGAACTGGTGCACAAGAACATCCTGTCCGTCAACTGTACGGAGGACAACACGCCACCGG ATTCTCCAAAGGGAGCTGGAGGAGAAAGCTCTTCTTTGGATGAAGATAGCTGTGATGCGCTGTCACCTGACCAGCTAACCAATCACGACTCTCCTCTAAACACTGTCCCGCAGCCGTCCCCCTTTGACGTACTGACGCAGAATGGAGACGTGTCACCCAAGCAG tttattccGCAGCCCACTCCACAGTCTTTTTCCCCTCCCAAGGTGAATGGTTCAGACTCACCCTCACCTCTAAAAATGACAACAGGGACCACAGTAACCCATCGTACACCCATTGGCCAGTTCAAG TCTCACTCCAAGACAAATTCAGACCGTCCTGCGCTTAGATCGAAGAAACCGAAGGACAACAAACCCAAG GTGAAGAAGCTGAAGTACCACCAGTACATCCCTCCGGACCAGAAGGCGGACAAGGAGCGTCCGCCTCAGATGGACTCGTCTTACGCCAAGCTCCTCCAGCAGCAGCAACTCTTCTTGCAGCTGCAGATTCTCAACCAGCAACAACAACAGCACTACAACTACCACACCATCCTGCCAGCCCCACCAAA GCCAGCAGCAGAGCAGACCCTCACAACGAACCCTGGCCCTTCCCCCTCTCGCAGTGTTCCCACGACTACCAACAACAACGCAACACCACGTCAGGGCCAAGGGTCAGTGGGGGGAGCCAAACCTGCCACTTTGCCTGCCAACCTGGATGAGTTAAAA GTGGCTGAATTGAAGCAGGAGCTGAAGTTGCGATGTTTGACCGTTTCCGGCACCAAAAACGATCTCATTGAGAGGCTTCGCAACTACCAAGAACAAAACGGCACCTCTGCAGCCGTTACTAAAAATGGCATATTGCATCCCATCCATCAGGGCGCTGCCTCTGCTGCTAACGCGGCAACGTCCGCGCTAAATATTAGCGCCGACCACCAGCCGGCTGAAGGAGGGTTTAAGGTTGCTCTGTCGCCACTGGCTCAGGCTTTTCAGGGTCGGGTTATGCGTTTTGGTAGCACCAGCTCCAGTCCCCCTGTGTCGCCTACGCCGTCTGAGCGGTCGTTAGCGGGTTTGAGTCCGGATGAAACCAGCTGTAATGGAGACATGTTTGGAGAGATG GTGAGCTCTCCCCTGACTCAACTCACCCTCCATCCCTCTCCTCAACATCCATCCAACAGCTCTCCTCTGTCGCAACCAGTCATCCCGCTCAAAGAGGAAAAACAGAGTTCATGCAGCTTCCACAGGCCTTCTGAGGCTCAGCAAGGGGTCACCATGGACACTTCCTCCTTGAACAAAGACCAGATGCTCCATGAGAAGGACAAACAGATCGAAGAGTTGACCCGGATGCTGAGACAGAAGCAGAGGCTGGTGGAGACCCTCAGGTCCCAGCTAGAGCAGGGGAAGACGGTGGGGGGGCCCGTGTCAGAGCAAGGGGAAAGGGTAGATGTTAAACCCCCAACACTCATTAAAGCCTCAGCCATCCAACCCCCAGAGCTCCCCAATGGCCTCCTCGTGAAAGTGAAGCAGGAGGATGAGACTGAGGAAGGCATGACGGGAATAAAGGAGGAGGCCCAAACTAAAAAAGTGGGACAGCCGATGCAGTGCTCGCAGGAGACTCTGCTCAGATTGCAGCAGATTAATCGACTGCAAGTCCAACAAGCCGAGCAACAAACGCACAGAGTGTCCGAGACCAAGTCGAACGCTCAGAAACAGCCAGAGCAGAAGAAGGTATCTCAAATCCTgctccagcagcagcagcagcaactgCAGCAGCAGCAACTGCAGCAGCTCATCATCCAACAAACCAAGCAGAAGAATCTGCAGGCCCAGCAAAGGTTAGGGCAGCAGAAACTGGCCCAGCAGTTGCTGCAACAAACTCAAGGGAAGAAAAACCAAACCCAGCAGAAGAGTCCAGTTCAGCTGAAGCAGGTTCAGGTGCAGATCCACAACGAGACCGTGGCCAGCCTGAAGCCTGGAGCCAACCAAGGCCAACAGAGGAAACAGCTGAAGGCTCAGCAAAGGCAGCAGCAGAAACCGCACACGACAACTGTCGGCACACAGCAG GTGGCCCCTGTCTTCATCAACCAACAGAATGGTACTCAGATTCACACTCAGGCTATTTCACTAGACCTCCTTAAGGCCAGCGGCACACCAACGCTGGTGACTGACACCAACGGCAACCACTACTTGATCGCTCTCTCCGGCCACACCACAGATGACCAAAACCAAAAGCCTTCGCTGGCCAAAGCCAGCGGTCGCATCACGCTGCAG AGGTTGCAGTCAACTCCAAGCAAGCTCCCCAGTGCTGAGAGCCAATCACAAGAGCAGAAAGACAGCCAGCCAATCAAAAAG GAAGCGAACCTCCATGTGGACACCAAAGACACCCCAACAGCAGGCTTGTCCGTCACTGCCCCACCCAATCTGCAGCCTTTCTTCGACGACATGTCGGAGAGCAAAAGTCAAAGCAACCTGCTCTCTTCTTTCAAG GGGAATGGTGTCAATAGTCAACAGATGGACGACCTTTTTGACATCCTGCTCAAGAGTGGAG AAATCACAGGTTTTAAGGCCAACACGGACCCGTCCCTTGCCCCTTTGCATTCAGACCCGCCCTCCCCATCGTCCCCTCTCCGCCTCTCCCCTCAACGCCCCCTGGTGGAGTCCTGCACAGACGGTGGCGGGCGTCTGGAGGACTTCCTGGAGAGCACCACGGGGGCCCCGTTGCTGGGCGGCGGCCTGACGCTCATCGACGACCTCCACAGCCAAATGCTGAGCAGCGCCAGCATCCTGGACCACACTCCATCCCCCATGGACACGTCCGACATGGGCTTCTCCCCCCACTCCACGGGGCTGGACTTCGGGGACCCCACTCTTGAATGCATGGACTGGCTGGACATCTCCATGGTGGGCAGCGCCGACGTCGGGAGTGGCGGCAGCTGCGAAGGGGAAGCCAAGGAGGGAGACGGGGGGACAAGCTTAACCCCGCTGGCGCCGCACACGCCGCCCAGCGTCTTCTCTGCAGACTTCCTGGACAGCGCAGACCTGCAGCTGCACTGGGAGTCCTGTCTGTAG